A genomic region of Candidatus Methylomirabilota bacterium contains the following coding sequences:
- a CDS encoding histidinol-phosphate transaminase — protein sequence MPSSFVDAASPHLKALPPYRHSRPFEEGSREPASEEWAKLDYNENPLGPSPLAVKAIQSLLHRINRYPDSRGHDLKERLAERLGLSPTHIALGNGSSELIDLCARCFLGPGTEAIVGDPAFAFYGRVVQAAGSQRVSVPLKAFRHDLQAMAQRITPRTRMVFIGNPNNPTGSCVPPHDITAFVKALPEGIIVLLDEAYREYLPDELQPDTVRYVTEGRPVVALRSFSKIYGLSGLRIGYAIAPSDCIALFDKARQPFNVNALAGTAASAALDDVAHLAGSKRLNEAGKQYLYQAFEELGVRYVPTAANFILIDVERDGEQIVRALAKKRVAVCSLARYGLPTSLRVTIGAFRENERFVAALREVLITN from the coding sequence ATGCCCTCCAGCTTTGTAGACGCGGCTTCCCCACACCTGAAGGCGCTGCCTCCATACCGACATAGTAGGCCGTTTGAGGAGGGTAGCAGGGAGCCGGCGAGTGAGGAGTGGGCCAAGCTCGACTATAACGAAAATCCTTTAGGACCGTCACCGCTGGCGGTCAAAGCGATACAGAGTCTACTTCACCGCATTAACCGATACCCCGATTCGCGGGGACATGATCTTAAGGAGCGGTTGGCCGAGCGACTCGGGCTGTCTCCGACGCATATCGCGCTGGGGAACGGCAGCAGTGAGCTGATCGATCTGTGCGCGCGGTGCTTCCTCGGCCCCGGCACAGAGGCCATCGTAGGCGATCCCGCCTTTGCATTCTACGGCCGGGTAGTCCAGGCCGCGGGAAGCCAACGAGTCTCTGTCCCATTGAAGGCGTTTCGCCATGATCTTCAGGCGATGGCTCAACGGATCACGCCCCGGACCAGGATGGTTTTTATCGGCAACCCGAACAATCCAACAGGAAGCTGCGTCCCGCCCCACGACATCACTGCCTTTGTCAAGGCGCTCCCTGAAGGGATCATCGTCCTTTTGGATGAGGCCTATCGTGAGTATCTCCCCGATGAGCTTCAGCCGGACACCGTACGCTATGTAACGGAGGGCCGCCCGGTGGTCGCATTGCGGAGCTTTTCCAAGATCTACGGGTTATCGGGGCTGCGGATCGGGTACGCGATCGCCCCGTCCGACTGTATTGCACTCTTCGACAAGGCAAGACAGCCGTTCAACGTCAACGCCCTGGCCGGCACAGCTGCCTCGGCTGCCCTCGACGACGTGGCCCACCTCGCCGGCTCGAAGCGCCTCAATGAGGCCGGCAAGCAGTATCTATACCAAGCCTTTGAGGAGCTTGGAGTGCGCTACGTGCCGACCGCGGCGAACTTCATCCTCATCGATGTCGAACGGGACGGGGAGCAGATTGTTCGTGCCTTGGCGAAGAAACGGGTGGCCGTCTGCTCTCTAGCCCGATATGGTCTCCCGACCTCCCTGAGAGTCACTATCGGCGCCTTCCGTGAGAATGAGCGATTCGTCGCCGCCCTTCGCGAAGTCCTCATAACCAACTGA
- a CDS encoding nucleotidyltransferase domain-containing protein: protein MADIDPVIEHRSRYAVQILSRYTPVTAAYLFGSWVEGNADEWSNIDLAVFLEHIDSWDQATRAHTAVLVQEKAGDDIKLHFFSARSLHQPEPASFVAYILVHGVAITPQGDTGSQNA, encoded by the coding sequence ATGGCTGACATTGATCCTGTGATCGAACACCGCTCCCGGTACGCCGTGCAAATCCTTTCGCGCTACACCCCTGTAACGGCGGCCTACCTGTTTGGTTCATGGGTGGAAGGAAATGCCGATGAGTGGAGCAACATCGATCTCGCAGTCTTTCTGGAGCACATCGACTCGTGGGACCAGGCTACCCGGGCGCACACCGCAGTCTTGGTACAAGAGAAGGCAGGCGATGATATCAAACTCCATTTCTTTTCCGCGCGCTCACTGCACCAACCTGAACCCGCCAGTTTCGTCGCCTATATCCTAGTACACGGCGTAGCTATTACACCGCAAGGCGATACCGGCAGTCAGAATGCCTAA
- a CDS encoding PAS domain-containing protein, with amino-acid sequence MDAAQLTTSSIAEIFSHTADGVLGVNQDHMIALWNGAAERLVGYTAAEVMGRPCSDVWAGRDRIGCRLCGADCSPITSARKEEPVEGREIMIHTKAGRPLWLHVSTIVVPGGTPSLFTMVHIFHDVTRQVETEILLGKVQSLLGDDGDLPDGGRMSPLGSASPLKVLTPREQEVLRFIARGESAKGIAKALRISTTTARNHTQKILAKLGLHTKLEAVAVAFRYKHF; translated from the coding sequence ATGGATGCGGCGCAGCTGACGACGAGTTCGATCGCGGAGATCTTTTCACACACGGCCGATGGGGTGCTCGGCGTCAATCAGGACCACATGATCGCCCTGTGGAATGGGGCGGCTGAGCGCCTCGTAGGGTACACGGCCGCAGAGGTCATGGGACGACCCTGTTCTGATGTCTGGGCTGGGAGAGACCGAATAGGGTGCCGACTGTGCGGGGCTGATTGCTCCCCGATCACCTCGGCCAGGAAAGAGGAGCCGGTCGAGGGACGTGAGATCATGATCCACACCAAGGCGGGGCGCCCCCTATGGCTCCACGTCAGTACCATCGTCGTTCCTGGCGGTACGCCGAGCCTCTTCACCATGGTCCACATCTTTCACGACGTGACTAGGCAGGTGGAGACCGAGATCCTCCTCGGTAAGGTACAATCACTACTGGGGGATGACGGAGACCTCCCGGATGGCGGCAGGATGAGCCCTCTAGGGAGCGCCTCCCCCTTGAAGGTGTTAACGCCCAGAGAACAGGAGGTCCTCCGGTTCATCGCCCGTGGCGAGAGCGCCAAAGGGATTGCGAAAGCGCTTCGCATCAGCACCACCACCGCCCGCAACCATACCCAGAAGATCCTCGCCAAACTTGGCCTTCACACCAAACTCGAGGCCGTGGCGGTCGCCTTCCGCTACAAGCATTTCTAG
- a CDS encoding U32 family peptidase, translated as MFELSTHIPGPKQLNEIDLSAYDALYLGDYTCPLYPGNFSRNIETLAAGVERVKSMGKRCYLSLYAIPKDSDLVWIKELLQGARGLPLDGVEVHNMGLLGIVREILGDIPIHLGVFGNLYTHETARVLKAYGVERVFPNAELSLEELIYIRDHSPVQVIVPLHGKIPLAISGTCFVTDYTGQVPLHCEESCSQGHWLTHEEWELKSIGRANLSGKDLCMLEYLDRLVQSDLNLFYIYTLGETAAYIETTGRVYREALQKTRLGEALCTDRWLDQLRAESHSGLCNGFYFGVSGQEYLSPQALSQIA; from the coding sequence ATGTTTGAACTATCCACGCATATTCCTGGTCCCAAGCAGCTAAACGAGATCGATCTGTCTGCATACGACGCACTGTATCTGGGCGACTATACCTGCCCCCTCTATCCCGGCAACTTCTCCCGAAATATCGAAACGCTCGCCGCTGGGGTGGAGCGGGTTAAGTCGATGGGGAAGCGATGCTATCTCAGCCTCTATGCCATCCCGAAGGACAGTGACCTGGTCTGGATTAAGGAGTTGCTCCAGGGTGCTCGCGGGCTGCCCCTCGACGGCGTCGAAGTCCATAATATGGGCCTGTTGGGCATCGTACGCGAGATACTTGGCGATATCCCGATCCATCTTGGAGTCTTCGGCAACCTGTACACCCACGAGACCGCGCGGGTGCTCAAGGCATATGGGGTGGAACGAGTCTTTCCAAATGCCGAGTTGAGCCTCGAAGAGCTGATCTATATCCGGGATCACTCGCCCGTTCAGGTGATCGTCCCTCTGCACGGCAAAATCCCGTTGGCCATCTCTGGAACTTGTTTTGTTACCGACTACACCGGTCAAGTGCCGCTCCATTGCGAAGAGAGCTGCTCCCAGGGGCACTGGCTGACCCATGAAGAGTGGGAGCTCAAGAGTATCGGAAGAGCCAACCTGAGCGGGAAGGATCTGTGCATGCTCGAGTATCTGGATCGCCTGGTGCAGAGCGACCTCAACCTGTTCTATATCTATACGCTGGGTGAAACGGCAGCCTATATTGAAACCACCGGACGCGTCTACCGGGAGGCGCTTCAGAAGACCCGGCTGGGCGAAGCGTTATGTACCGACCGGTGGCTGGATCAGTTGAGAGCGGAGTCGCATAGCGGCCTCTGTAATGGGTTTTATTTTGGCGTGTCCGGGCAGGAATATCTCAGCCCCCAGGCGCTGTCCCAGATTGCGTGA